A window of the Vanessa cardui chromosome 25, ilVanCard2.1, whole genome shotgun sequence genome harbors these coding sequences:
- the LOC124540448 gene encoding trypsin delta-like yields the protein MSAKFICLAFALLYTASAAPESRIVGGTPTTIEQFPYISAFIYHYPKPDILIQRCVGSIISSYHILTTAYCFTGAELKNMRIRAGSTNSMEGGVLVDIYDVIKHPDYVETPRACDIAVARLVEPLRMSETINMLFIPPSGTYIPDNLSTKIVSWGFETEDSSSQLQTLKTISLYKQPLAECQKIFENEDVLINDAVICASAPGKGICGGDSGAPMVYNSVLLGLSSVYKDCSSDEYPDVFTRIDSYTDWIMEVARAPGTSESPLKIAKIF from the exons ATGAGCGCCAAATTTATTTGCTTGGCCTTTGCACTATTATATACTG CATCGGCAGCACCCGAGAGCCGCATCGTCGGTGGTACTCCTACCACTATTGAACAGTTCCCGTACATTTCTGCTTTCATCTACCACTATCCAAAGCCCGATATCTTGATCCAAAGATGTGTCGGTTCCATAATTTCCTCATATCATATTTTAACTACAGCTTATTGCTTTAC AGGTGCTGAACTTAAGAACATGCGCATACGCGCCGGTTCCACGAACAGCATGGAAGGTGGCGTTTTAGTTGACATTTACGATGTGATCAAGCACCCCGACTACGTCGAGACTCCACGCGCCTGTGATATCGCTGTTGCGAGATTAGTAGAACCACTGAGAATGAGCGAAACCATTAACATGTTGTTCATACCACCCTCGGGAACATACATTCCGGATAACCTATCTACTAAAATCGTCAGCTGGGGATTTGAAACc gAAGACTCTTCGTCTCAACTGCAAACGCTTAAGACCATTTCACTCTACAAACAACCCTTAGCGGAATGCCAGAAGATCTTTGAGAATGAAGATGTTTTAATCAATGATG CTGTGATCTGCGCAAGTGCTCCAGGCAAGGGTATCTGCGGCGGTGACTCTGGCGCACCAATGGTGTACAACTCCGTGTTACTGGGACTCTCCTCAGTCTACAAGGACTGCAGCAGCGATGAATACCCAGACGTCTTCACCAGGATCGACTCCTACACTGACTGGATCATGGAGGTCGCTAGAGCACCGGGCACCTCTGAATCACCGCTCAAAATtgcgaaaatattttaa